The following are encoded in a window of Eleutherodactylus coqui strain aEleCoq1 chromosome 12, aEleCoq1.hap1, whole genome shotgun sequence genomic DNA:
- the LOC136586444 gene encoding cathelicidin-related peptide Oh-Cath-like isoform X1: MMSWKLSLLFFSAVTLHGCLSDAAEPEVQDGISTRDITNLYNQRQGVTYLYKPFNDLPSIPVKGGENKRVYIIKETACLKSENRDLSQCDFKPDGDVEICTWDVDHGASDGIMCLSVSKEERFNRNIRKRCDDECFKRAIHVYIILKLFGVLP; the protein is encoded by the exons ATGATGAGCTGGAAGCTGTCCCTGCTGTTCTTCTCTGCGGTCACATTACACGGCTGTCTCTCTGATGCTGCAGAGCCTGAGGTCCAAGATGGAATCTCTACAAGAGACATCACCAATCTCTACAACCAGAGGCAAGGGGTCACATACTTATATAAACCCTTCAATGATCTCCCCTCTATTCCAGTAAAG GGAGGTGAAAACAAAAGAGTCTACATCATTAAAGAGACGGCATGCCTGAAATCTGAGAATCGTGATTTATCTCAATGTGATTTCAAGCCAGACGGa GATGTGGAGATTTGTACTTGGGATGTGGATCATGGGGCCTCTGATGGCATAATGTGCCTCAGCGTGAGCAAG GAAGAACGTTTCAACAGGAACATTAGAAAACGGTGTGACGATGAGTGCTTCAAAAGAGCAATACATGTTTATATTATACTGAAACTATTTGGTGTGTTACCCTGA
- the LOC136586444 gene encoding cathelicidin-related peptide Oh-Cath-like isoform X2, translating into MMSWKLSLLFFSAVTLHGCLSDAAEPEVQDGISTRDITNLYNQRQGVTYLYKPFNDLPSIPVKGGENKRVYIIKETACLKSENRDLSQCDFKPDGEERFNRNIRKRCDDECFKRAIHVYIILKLFGVLP; encoded by the exons ATGATGAGCTGGAAGCTGTCCCTGCTGTTCTTCTCTGCGGTCACATTACACGGCTGTCTCTCTGATGCTGCAGAGCCTGAGGTCCAAGATGGAATCTCTACAAGAGACATCACCAATCTCTACAACCAGAGGCAAGGGGTCACATACTTATATAAACCCTTCAATGATCTCCCCTCTATTCCAGTAAAG GGAGGTGAAAACAAAAGAGTCTACATCATTAAAGAGACGGCATGCCTGAAATCTGAGAATCGTGATTTATCTCAATGTGATTTCAAGCCAGACGGa GAAGAACGTTTCAACAGGAACATTAGAAAACGGTGTGACGATGAGTGCTTCAAAAGAGCAATACATGTTTATATTATACTGAAACTATTTGGTGTGTTACCCTGA